In Populus alba chromosome 4, ASM523922v2, whole genome shotgun sequence, the genomic window GGTAGCTTGATCAAATCATGGTGTTTTCTTATCACAATGAAAATACATCCTTGATTTACTATATGAGACAATCATGTTTAGATGTAAACTAGTTGAAACttctattgaataaaatcataagTTGTTTTAGTGTTCAAGCTCAAATTCAACAGATAAAAGAAGATATTAATGACTTATAGGAAAGTTAATATATCTATTTTATACTACATCAGACATTGTATATACAATGagtcaatttatgcatgatCCACGAAAGCCTCGTATAGATATCGTAAAACATATATTGAGATATTAAAGTATGCTCCTAATCAAGGATTATTGCTCACAAAACATGGCCATTTAGAAGGGTTTACTTATGCTGATTGGGCAGGTTCAACTAGTAACAGATGATCTAATTCAAGATATTTCATCTTTGTAGGTGGAATCTTGTAACTTGGAGGAGCAAAAACACAATATAGAGGTATGGCTTTTAGGATATATGAGCTACCGTGGATGAGAAATCTGTTGAGTCACTTGGGATTTAAACCATAAGAGGCAATGAATCTATTTTCTGACAATAAGCCGGCCATAAAAATTGTTCATAATCCTGTTTAACATGATTGAACAAACCATGTGAAAATAGAAAGATACACACACTTActtgtaaaatcaataaaaataattagagataTTCTCTacaaaatctttgtttttaatattttatatatagggTTTAGCAATGCGATTATGTTTATCCACAAAACCTGCACTTGGATATGAATAAGTTAACGTAAACTGGTAAAGGTTGGCTGGCTGATAAATTGTCCACGGATTCAACTCCCCCGCCAGTTGTTCAATGGCCACCTTTTAACTAGTTAATGATAGATCAGTGCAAGATTAGAAAGCAGAATGACATTCGGAATTGAAAAGGAGTCATAATTAGACACAATTAAGAAGATATTTAATTTAGCAGTGAGTGTGTTTACTTTGAAGTCAAATTCTACATCACGTGTGTCTTTTGATGACGATCCATGGTCCCCTCCGGGCTCCGAGGACAGTCCAAGCTCAGTTTCTAACCATGACGAAGCTCTTTTTTGGAGTGATTGGATACAGATGATTACAGCAGAGCCCCCTCCTTTCTTGGAATTTAGCAGGGCAGAGATCTGTATCGGATTGGAGAAGGAAAGTGATGATGGAGCATTGTGAGGTTGTGGGATTTTGTGTTTCATTTCTAGGAAAATACTTGGGTTCATGGAGGACAGAAAGCGACTAAAATCATATAGCCTTCTTTCTTGTGGTTAACATGGCCGCCCCCTTGCATCATGGCTAGTCTATCGgtatttattggattttttctcCGTTGGTATCGTCTTTGCTATCGGTAGCATAATGTAAGCAAATAATCTAGTTATAAACTATAGTCCCAAAGATGTTGCCATGCATCTGTATTGTGCATGTTCCGGTTaatgatttcatatttttttgaacgTCGCTTCAAAGAGCCAGGTGATTCAATCAGGATCCGAGTCCAAGCTAGTTTTGCTTTGAACTGTGTTGGCAATTTACTATTCAAACTCGGTAAAAACCAAATTGCTTAAAAATAGGATTTTAacgttgtatttttttttattattattattaactaaaaatgCCTATTAGACCACCCACTTCAACGTACAACCCAAATTAGTGTTTAGCTATGAACCAAGATTAGCGTTGTTTGCTTTGGAACCAGCTAGACTGGTCACCAGATTGCCAGAATGATGATGTCAACCTGTTGGTCTCTATTTAAGCAGCTCCAGCCTCCCACTTATGGCTGCATGAGTTTATCCAAAATAAGGGTACAACACTAGCACTGCTAAGCTTAAACCAACTCTttgtctctccctctctttgttTAGGCGTATAGATCATGTCTGCAGGTCTAAACTTAGAAAGGGATGTCAATCCTAGCCAACCCACAACAGAGAAAACACTAGCAGATTTTGATCCTGTaaagaaaccaaaaagaaataaatttgctTTTGCTTGCGCAACCCTAGCTTCCATGGCTTCAATCTTACTTGGTTATGGTGAGGACTCAATTAATTTTCTCTCAAACCATTCTTTTCATCACTTGGAATACTGCTAGTGAAGATTCCAAAAAACTAGCTCTGTTAACCCTAAACGAAGAGTGAGACTTGCAGCgaaaaagattttctttttttccaagaaaatacTTCTTTACATAGAACTTTGATCTTGCCTTCATTTTTTACATTATCCTAACAACTTGTTTCACAACATGTATATTTGGTGATAGACATCGGAGTAATGAGTGGAGCCAAGGACTACATCCAAATTGACCTTAAACTCAGTGACACGCAAGTAGGATTACTTGTGGGAACTCTCAACTGGTACTCTCTTGTTGGCTCAGCCGCTGCTGGCGTGACCTCTGACAGGATTGGTCGTCGATACACTATTGTGGTGGCAGGAGCCCTTTTTTTTGCTGGAGCTCTGCTCATGGGATTTTCCACAAATTATGCATTTCTCATGGTTGCTCGCTTTGTTGCTGGTATTGGTGTCGGTTTTGCCCTCATGATTGCCCCTGTTTACACCACTGAAATCTCGCCAGCTTCTTGTCGTGGATTTCTCGCCTCATTCCCAGAAGTAAGTATTCATATacgttttctttaattttccaaaagaaattgttgtttttttagacCATTGCTTTGCAATTTCCTTACTAGACAAGAGAGAGAGTAAAGAAGAAGTGCAAATAGAATGCtatttttactaatttaatttcCAGTTTCTTAAGAGTATTTAATTCGCAGTTATGTACCAAAAATGGAAGTAAGACTCGATAATACCCCTaaaatgtttagtttgaaaTCCTAATTAAATCTTAATAAACGCACAAGAATCCCACTTCTAGCAATCTTAAtgtcaaaaaacattttaagaatATACGGGGATTAATTGATATTAACATAACTTCTGTGACTCTGTTTCTTGTGTAGGTATTCATCAATGTTGGGATCTTACTAGGATATGTATCCAATTATGCTTTCTCTAAGCTCCCAACTAACTTGGGTTGGCGAATCATGCTTGGAGTTGGAGCAATTCCTTCGGTTTTCTTAGCTTTGGTTGTTATAGGCATGCCCGAGTCTCCTCGTTGGCTAGTCATGCAAGGTCGACTCGGTGATGCTAGGAAAGTTCTTGACAAAACCTCCGACACTAAAGAAGAATCTCAACAGAGATTGTCAGAGATAAAAGAAGCCGCCGGAATCCCTCAAGATTGCAACGATGACGCTGTCCGTGTGCAGAAAAAGA contains:
- the LOC118039782 gene encoding polyol transporter 5, translated to MSAGLNLERDVNPSQPTTEKTLADFDPVKKPKRNKFAFACATLASMASILLGYDIGVMSGAKDYIQIDLKLSDTQVGLLVGTLNWYSLVGSAAAGVTSDRIGRRYTIVVAGALFFAGALLMGFSTNYAFLMVARFVAGIGVGFALMIAPVYTTEISPASCRGFLASFPEVFINVGILLGYVSNYAFSKLPTNLGWRIMLGVGAIPSVFLALVVIGMPESPRWLVMQGRLGDARKVLDKTSDTKEESQQRLSEIKEAAGIPQDCNDDAVRVQKKSHGEGVWKELFIHPTRPVRHILLCGIGIHFFQQASGIDAVVLYSTNIFEKAGITSSNDKLLATVAVGFTKTVFILVATLLLDRIGRRPLLLSSVGGMVLSLATLGFGLTIIDHSHEKLPWAVALSIAMVLAFVAFFSIGMGPIAGVYCTEIFPLRLRAQGTGMGVAVNRVTSGVISTTFIMLYKAISIGGAFFLFAGIATVAWVFFFTCFPETRGRTLEDMEMLFGNFFSWRSALKDGKKEEEVHGGNDGQIQMGTKA